A single Oryctolagus cuniculus chromosome 16, mOryCun1.1, whole genome shotgun sequence DNA region contains:
- the ACP5 gene encoding tartrate-resistant acid phosphatase type 5 precursor, which yields MDTWTLLLVLHTSLLLPWAEGATPTLRFVAVGDWGGVPNAPFHTAREMANAKQIGKVVQMLGAHFILSLGDNFYFSGVQSVSDKRFQETFEDVFSDRSLQNVPWYVLAGNHDHIGNVSAQIAYSKVSKRWNFPSPFYRLRFRIPRTNVSVAIYMLDTVTLCGNSNDFLSQQPERPRNLELARTQLAWLKRHLADAKEDYVLVAGHYPVWSIAEHGPTHCLVKKLQPLLVKYGVTAYLCGHDHNLQYLQDENGVGYVLSGAGNFMDPSTQHQRSVPNGYLRFHYGAENSLGGFAYLEITPKEMTVTYMEASGKSLFKTRLPKRAKA from the exons ATGGACACGTGGACATTACTGCTTGTCCTGCACACCtcgctgctgctgccctgggcggAGGGCGCCACCCCGACCCTGCGCTTTGTGGCCGTGGGCGACTGGGGAGGCGTCCCCAATGCCCCGTTCCACACGGCCCGGGAGATGGCCAACGCCAAGCAAATCGGCAAAGTTGTGCAGATGCTGGGCGCCCACTTCATCCTGTCCCTGGGCGACAACTTCTACTTCAGTGGCGTGCAGAGCGTCAGCGACAAGCGGTTCCAG GAGACCTTCGAGGACGTGTTCAGTGACCGTTCACTCCAGAACGTGCCCTGGTACGTGCTGGCCGGAAACCACGACCACATTGGCAACGTCTCAGCCCAGATCGCCTATTCCAAGGTCTCCAAGCGCTG GAACTTCCCCAGCCCCTTCTACCGGCTGCGCTTCCGGATCCCACGCACCAACGTGTCCGTGGCCATCTACATGCTGGACACGGTGACCTTGTGTGGCAACTCAAACGACTTCCTCAGCCAGCAGCCCGAGAGGCCCCGGAACCTGGAGCTGGCCCGTACCCAGCTGGCCTGGCTCAAGCGGCATCTGGCGGACGCCAAGGAGGACTACGTGCTCGTGGCCGGCCACTACCCGGTGTGGTCCATCGCGGAGCACGGGCCCACCCACTGCTTGGTCAAGAAGCTGCAGCCACTGCTTGTCAAGTATGGTGTCACCGCCTACCTGTGTGGCCACGACCACAACCTGCAG TACCTCCAGGACGAGAACGGCGTGGGCTACGTGCTGAGTGGGGCCGGGAACTTCATGGACCCCTCGACGCAACACCAGCGCAGCGTGCCCAACGGCTACCTCCGCTTCCACTATGGCGCCGAGAACTCTCTGGGCGGCTTTGCGTACCTGGAGATCACCCCCAAAGAGATGACCGTCACGTACATGGAGGCCTCGGGAAAGTCTCTCTTCAAGACCAGGCTGCCCAAGCGGGCCAAGGCGTGA
- the ELOF1 gene encoding transcription elongation factor 1 homolog isoform X1, translating to MVEGAVLARRGAGPKRKRMVSASAGSRKSVSGGGTGPRDPRKRVQSHPPADMGRRKSKRKPPPKKKMTGTLETQFTCPFCNHEKSCDVKMDRARNTGVISCTVCLEEFQTPITYLSEPVDVYSDWIDACEAANQ from the exons ATGGTCGAGGGGGCGGTCCTAGCCAGGCGTGGGGCGGGACCTAAGAGGAAGAGGATGGTTTCCGCTTCCGCTGGGAGCCGGAAGTCAGTGTCTGGCGGGGGAACCGGGCCTCGGGACCCGAGAAAGCGAGTGCAG tctCACCCACCCGCGGACATGGGACGCCGGAAGTCCAAGCGGAAGCCGCCCCCCAAGAAGAAGATGACGGGCACCCTGGAGACCCAGTTCACCTGCCCGTTCTGTAACCATGAGAAGTCCTGTGACGTGAAAAt gGACCGTGCCCGAAACACTGGAGTCATCTCTTGTACCGTGTGCCTAGAAGAATTCCAGACACCCATCACAT ATCTGTCAGAACCAGTGGACGTGTACAGCGATTGGATAGACGCCTGCGAGGCGGCCAATCAGTAG
- the ELOF1 gene encoding transcription elongation factor 1 homolog isoform X2 produces MGRRKSKRKPPPKKKMTGTLETQFTCPFCNHEKSCDVKMDRARNTGVISCTVCLEEFQTPITYLSEPVDVYSDWIDACEAANQ; encoded by the exons ATGGGACGCCGGAAGTCCAAGCGGAAGCCGCCCCCCAAGAAGAAGATGACGGGCACCCTGGAGACCCAGTTCACCTGCCCGTTCTGTAACCATGAGAAGTCCTGTGACGTGAAAAt gGACCGTGCCCGAAACACTGGAGTCATCTCTTGTACCGTGTGCCTAGAAGAATTCCAGACACCCATCACAT ATCTGTCAGAACCAGTGGACGTGTACAGCGATTGGATAGACGCCTGCGAGGCGGCCAATCAGTAG
- the CNN1 gene encoding calponin-1, with the protein MSSAHFNRGPAYGLSAEVKNKLAQKYDHQREQELREWIEGVTGRRIGNNFMDGLKDGIILCEFINKLQPGSVKKVNESTQNWHQLENIGNFIKAITKYGVKPHDIFEANDLFENTNHTQVQSTLLALASMAKTKGNKVNVGVKYAEKQERKFEPEKLREGRNIIGLQMGTNKFASQQGMTAYGTRRHLYDPKLGTDQPLDQATISLQMGTNKGASQAGMTAPGTKRQIFEPALGMEHCDTLNVSLQMGSNKGASQRGMTVYGLPRQVYDPKYCLTPEYPELEPAHNHHPHNYYNSA; encoded by the exons ATGTCCTCTGCTCACTTCAACCGAGGGCCCGCCTACGGGCTGTCGGCCGAGGTCAAGAACAAG ctggccCAGAAGTACGACCACCAGCGGGAGCAGGAGCTGCGGGAGTGGATCGAGGGCGTGACGGGCCGCCGCATCGGGAACAACTTCATGGACGGCCTCAAAGACGGCATCATCCTCTGCGA GTTCATCAACAAACTCCAGCCAGGCTCCGTGAAGAAGGTGAACGAGTCGACCCAAAACTGGCACCAG CTGGAAAACATTGGCAACTTCATCAAGGCCATTACCAAGTACGGGGTGAAGCCCCACGACATCTTCGAGGCCAACGACCTGTTCGAGAACACCAACCACACCCAGGTGCAGTCCACTCTGCTGGCCCTGGCCAGCATG GCCAAGACGAAAGGAAACAAGGTGAACGTGGGGGTCAAGTACGCGGAGAAGCAGGAGCGCAAGTTCGAGCCAGAGAAGCTTCGGGAAGGGCGGAACATCATCGGGCTGCAG ATGGGCACCAACAAGTTCGCCAGCCAGCAGGGCATGACGGCCTATGGCACCCGGCGCCACCTCTACGACCCCAAGCTGGGCACGGACCAGCCCCTGGACCAGGCCACCATCAGCCTGCAGATGGGCACCAACAAGGGAGCCAGCCAG GCCGGCATGACGGCCCCCGGCACCAAGCGGCAGATCTTCGAGCCGGCGCTGGGCATGGAGCACTGTGACACGCTCAACGTAAGCCTGCAGATGGGGAGCAACAAGGGCGCGTCGCAGCGCGGCATGACGGTGTACGGGCTGCCCCGCCAGGTCTACGACCCCAAGTACTGCCTGACGCCCGAGTACCCCGAGCTCGAGCCCGCCCACAACCACCACCCCCACAACTACTACAACTCTGCCTAG